A genomic region of Colletotrichum destructivum chromosome 5, complete sequence contains the following coding sequences:
- a CDS encoding uncharacterized protein (Putative zn(2)Cys(6) fungal-type DNA-binding domain, transcription factor domain, fungi), whose protein sequence is MQSSNSKFGGKIPKACEPCRRRKVKCSGHKPCRQCENKPSDCAYRLKPRVRLSTKRGTPAPPLPVNAETAASGNGAVVGTPGSDHAGRRDDHTAAASHRSAEEEERHHQHVAQTEVYHSVAAAHHAPKSTDSSQLFYGPSSNSAFLQQIHRGLLSAGHQYGQNHVRDVQEGGPGLDMFMQRNIFFGMPLKINNLEQQPAQPAAACCPVSPAQAAEFVRQFKNTHLATLPFFTPCELDEMLPALFVRHGADTTAAAAAAAAVQPQRRTVFLAALALGALSTPQTDAAESLFVHARREAVVYEDAVTLPMIQFSILMAHYQLSMGRPNSAYLHNGTACRKALAMGLHAGTTGAISRKEEVQGRLVTLWSLYFLEIWLSLVVGRRSMMKKSDFDSCPYPDGQPTLMALCQFASVIEETIESIYDRRTDSLRQLYSKAEKLHGQLRQYGDKWGLGSSASVQRGDAWNAETSLLLHNIYFHVILIIFRPFLIAEAALQSGQGSVGVGDIWLRQACRHATDAAQDALAFTHNMLRGPEECKTRRYLAFFIESSCAVLLYDSLRHPSKHPHNLEFIQTAVSCLRALVGDEPVTNAIRSIKRIVWAVEQSIDASKSTASLMDAASSADSSPAWIPDDHRFPTNIQFPSLEENRGAAAGGVTGGAATASDDLIFFSNRASYRPQQPEEPLADYAMPSMPGAVNPFSDLNFDVLTTDLFNFFPVDMNAAPSGHG, encoded by the exons ATGCAGTCGTCCAACAGCAAGTTCGGCGGCAAGATCCCCAAGGCCTGCGAGCCGTGCCGGCGTCGCAAGGTCAAGTGCTCCGGTCACAAGCCCTGCCGCCAGTGCGAGAACAAGCCGTCTGACTGCGCCTACCGGCTCAAGCCGCGCGTCCGGCTGTCGACAAAGCGGggcacgccggcgccgcccctcCCGGTGAacgccgagaccgccgcgtcgggcaacggcgccgtcgtcggcacgcCGGGCTCCGACCACGCCGGCCGCCGGGACGACCACACAGCAGCCGCCTCGCACCggtcggccgaggaggaggagcgccACCACCAGCACGTCGCGCAGACGGAGGTCTACCacagcgtcgccgccgcccaccacGCGCCCAAGTCCACCGACAGCTCGCAGCTCTTCTACGGGCCCTCGTCCAACTCGGCCTTCCTGCAGCAGATCCACCGCGGTCTCCTGTCCGCCGGCCACCAGTACGGCCAGAACCACGTCCGGGACGTCCAGGAGGGCGGGCCCGGGCTCGACATGTTTATGCAACGCAACATCTTCTTCGGCATGCCGCTCAAGATCAACAacctcgagcagcagccggcgcagcccgccgccgcctgctgccccgtctcgccggcgcaggcggccGAGTTCGTCCGGCAGTTCAAAAACACGCACCTAGCAACCCTGCCCTTCTTCACGCCGtgcgagctcgacgagatGCTCCCGGCGCTGTTTGTCCGCCACGGGGCCGACACtactgccgccgccgccgccgccgccgccgtccagcccCAGCGGCGGACCGTCTTcctcgcggccctcgccctGGGGGCGCTGAGTACGCCGCagaccgacgccgccgagtcgCTCTTCGTGCACGCCCGGAGGGAGGCCGTCGTGtacgaggacgccgtcacgCTGCCCATGATCCAGTTCTCCATCCTCATGGCGCACTACCAGCTGAGCATGGGCCGTCCGAACTCGGCCTACCTGCACAACGGCACCGCGTGCCGCAAGGCCCTGGCCATGGGCCTGCACGCGGGGACCACCGGCGCCATCTCACGTAAAGAGGAGGTCCAGGGGAGGCTCGTGACTCTTTGGTCTCTATACTTTCTCGAGAT TTGGCTCAGCCTGGTGGTCGGCCGGCGCAGCATGATGAAGAAGTCCGACTTCGACTCGTGCCCGTACCCCGACGGCCAGCCGACGCTGATGGCGCTCTGCCAGTTCGCCAGCGTCATCGAAGAGACCATCGAGTCCATCTACGACCGGAGGACCGACTCGCTCCGCCAGCTCTAcagcaaggccgagaagctgcaTGGCCAACTCCGCCAGTACGGCGACAAATGGGGTCTGGGGTCCTCGGCGAGCGTGCAGAGGGGGGACGCGTGGAACGCCGAGACCAGTCTTCTGCTACACAACA TCTATTTCCacgtcatcctcatcatcttccGCCCCTTCTTGATTGCCGAAGCCGCTCTCCAGTCCGGCCAAGGGTCCGTCGGCGTAGGCGACATCTGGCTCCGGCAGGCCTGCAGACACGCGACGGACGCCGCGCAGGACGCCCTCGCTTTCACGCACAACATGCTCCGTGGACCGGAAGAGTGCAAG ACACGCCGGTacctcgccttcttcatcgagTCCTCCTGCGCCGTCCTCTTATACGACAGCCTTCGCCACCCGTCGAAGCACCCGCACAACCTCGAGTTCATCCAGACGGCCGTCTCCTGCctccgcgccctcgtcggcgacgagcccgTCACCAACGCCATTCGCTCCATCAAGCGCATCGTCTGGGCCGTCGAGCAGTCCATCGACGCGTCCAAGTCGACGGCCTCCCTCATGGACGCCGCGTCGTCCGCCGACTCGTCGCCCGCGTGGATCCCCGACGACCACCGGTTCCCGACCAACATCCAGTTCCCGTCGCTCGAGGAGAACCGGGGGGCCGCAGCCGGGGGCGTGACGGGCGgggccgccaccgcctcggacgacctcatcttcttcagcaACAGGGCGTCGTATCGCCCGCAGCAGCCGGAGGAGCCCCTGGCGGACTACGCCATGCCGTCCATGCCGGGCGCGGTGAACCCCTTCTCTGACTTGAACTTTGACGTTTTAACGACGGACTTGTTCAACTTCTTCCCCGTGGACATGAACGCCGCGCCATCGGGGCACGGATGA